CAAGGTGATGATTTCCCCGGCCTGGGTGCCGGGCTTGATAGTGATGGGCTGCTCGCCGTCGAAGGTCTCAAGGGTCAGTTCGGTGCCCAAAGCAGCCGCCGTCATGGGCACGCTCAAGGTGGCGTGCAGATCGTCGCCCTCACGCAGGAAGGCCGGGTCGTTGTTGACCTTCATCTCCACGTACAGGTCACCTGCGGGACCGCCTGCCGGGCCGGCCTCACCCTGGCCGGCCAGTTGGATGCGCGTGCCCGTTCCCACACCGGCCGGAACCTTGATGGTGAGGGTGCGGCGGCTGCGAACCCTACCCTCGCCCATGCACTCGTTGCAGGGGTCTTCAATCCGGGTGCCAAAACCCTGGCAGGAGTTGCAGGTGGCAAGGGTCATGACGTTGCCCAGAATCGAGCGCATGGGGCGCTGGATTTGCCCATGCCCATGACAGACGTCGCAGGTGACCGGCGAGGTGCCGGGGCGGCAGCAGGTGCCTTCACAGGTGGGGCAGGTGACAGCCGTGTCGATTTCCAGCTTCTTGTTCACGCCGAACACCGCCTCGTTCAGCTCGATCCTGACGGTGATCAGGGCATCCTGTCCTCGGCGCGTGCGCGAGGCAGGGCCGTTGCCCTGCCCGCCGCCGGCTCCGCCGAAGAACGTTTCAAAGATGTCCTGGAACGCGAACCCCTGGCCGTCGTAATTGCCGCCGCCACCGTTGCTGTTGCCGTTTTCGTTGCCAGTGGTGTCATAGACGCGGCGCTTGCTGGGATCCGAGAGCACCTCGTAGGCGTGCGTCACCGCCTTGAAACGATCCTGGGAATCAGCGGCGTCGTTGACGTCCGGGTGCAGCTTACGGGCCAGCTTGCGGTAGGCCTTCTTGATCTCTTCGGCCGTGGCGTCGCGGGAGACACCGAGGGCGTCATAGTGGTTGCTCAAAGTCTTGCTCTCTCCAGTGGAACGTGTACAAGGTTGTTCTTCGTCAAAGCCGTTTAACCGGCCAAAATTCTCGACAGGTATCGGGCAACTGCCCTGACACTTGACATCGTGTTCGGATAGTCCATGCGGGTGGGGCCCACCACTCCAAGTTTGCCGCTTTCACCGACACCATAATTGGTGGCCACCACTGACGCCTCGGCCAGGGAGTCGTGCGGGTTCTCACGACCGATGCTTACGGCCATACCCATCGAATCCTGCGCCATCTGCTCCAACAGGCGCAGGAGCACCACTTGTTCCTCCAAGGCATCCAGCACCGGGCCTATGCTCAAGGGAAAATCAACGTTGGAGCGAGCCAAGTTCGCCGTGCCAGCGAGCACAATTCTATCTTCACGCGCCGCCAGGGCAAGCTGGCCCAGGCCGTGGGCCAACTTGCGGGCGATGTCTTGGTCTTTGACCGGAAACGTGCCCGGAATCTGTGCCAGGGCCGCTGGTAAATTGCCCACCGGAATGCCTGCCACCGCAGTGAGGAAGACCTGGCGCAATCGGCTCAAAGTTACGTCGTCGCTGGCGGTGCCAACGTCAATGACACACTGCTCAACCTTGCCCGAGGCCAGAATCAATACTAGCAACACCTGGCGTGGCCCGAGAGAGACAAATTCCAGGTGCCGGACAGTTGTTTTCGCCGACCTGGGGTACTGCACCAAAGCGACCTGGTTGGTCAGCTGGGCCAAAGTACGCACAGTGCGCTCAAGCACGTCATCAAGATCAGTGGAACCGTCAAGCAGGACTGCAATGGCACGCCGCTCAGCAGCCGAGAGTGGCTTGACGGAGGAAATTTGGTCCACGAAGAGCCGGTAGCCCTTGTCCGTGGGAATCCGTCCGGAACTAGTGTGCGGGGCCGTGATCAGCCCTTCTTCTTCCAAGGCGGCCATGTCGTTGCGGATGGTGGCACTAGAGACACCGAGGTGGTGACGTTCAACGAGGGCCTTGGAGCCGACTGGTTCACGCGAATGGACGTAGTCCTCAACAATGGCGCGCAGAACTTCAAGTTTCCGTGGTTCGCTCATGGCTGGCACCTCCTCGCGGCCCTTTGATATTTGGGTGGCACTTTTGCCGATGCGTTAGCACTCTACCCATTCAAGTGCCAAGTCTAATACTTACTGGCTGGCACATTCCGGCACGGCGCAAAGTCTCTGCCGCCATTTTGCTTGTTAGCATTGAATATTCAGCCACAGGCGTACCCGTGTACCTCCAGCAAGTAAGGGCTAAAAGCTAAAGTGCAGTTAAACAATTGGGGTCCACAAGACCTAACCGCACCCAAAGAACGCCTCCTGCCCCAGGTCCCTGCGACCCGCGGACTGGTGGTGGAGGATGTCCAGTCAGGCTGGGTCGGCGCCGTGGTCAGGCTTGAAAAATCCGGTGGCATGCATATTATGGAGCTCGCCGACCGTCGAGAAAAGATCCGCGCCTTTCCCCTCGGATTTGGTTTCCTAATTGACGGAGAACCCGTGGAAATGGTGGCCCCCGCCACGGCCGCTGCTGCACCGGCAATGACCCGTACCGCGTCGGGATCACTGAAGGTTCATGGCCTCAAAGCCCAGGTGGCCAAGGCCAGCCGCATCTGGGTGGAAGGGAAGCACGACGCTGAACTTGTGGAGAAGGTTTGGGGAGATGACCTGAGGGTGGAGGGCATCGTCGTCGAACCCTTGCGGGGCATTGACGACCTCACGGCGGCCGTGAAAGATTTTGCGCCGGGCCCCAACCGCCGTCTGGGCGTCTTGGTTGACCACTTGGTGCCAAACTCCAAGGAGTCCAGAATTGTGGCGGATCTCATGAAATCCCCGGCGGCCAGAAACAACGTCCTGGTGGTGGGCCACCCCTATGTGGATGTGTGGCAGGCGATCAAGCCAACAACGCTGGGCATACCCGCTTGGCCTGTCATCCCACGCAACATTGATTGGAAACTGGGCATCTTGGCGGCTTTTGGCTGGCCACACCAAGGCGCCGAGGACGTTGGAATCGGCTGGCAACGCCTGCTGTCCCGGGTGAATTCCTACGCCGACCTGGAACCGTCCTTGCTGGGGCGGGTGGAGGAAGTCATCGACTTCCTCACGGCGCCAGTATCCTTGTAAGTGTTGCAGGCACGACGCCTGCGCAATGCAAAACGTTTTTGAGAGGCAAGTCACCGTGAGCATTCCCGGGATTCCAAACACCAATCCGGCAAAGCCCCCGCTTACCCCTGCGGAAGACAAGCAATGGGCATTTCTAGCCCACTGCGGCGGCATTCTTGGCTGCGTCCCGTCAGCTGTGATCTACAAAGTCTTCAAAGACCGCGGCCCCTTCACCGCCCAGGAATCCCGTGAGGCGCTCAACTTCACCTTGCCGCCCACCATCGTGGCGGTAGTGCTGAACATCGTGGGCATCATCCTCTCCGCCATCCGCCCAGGAGCGGGCACACCGTTCTCGCTCCTGGCACTGCTGGTCTGGGTATTCCTGACCGTCTGGTCAGTCGTTGCGGCCTTGCGCGTGAACAAAAACCAGCCGTACCGTTACGCCTGGAACCTGCGCCCGATCAAATAGGCCCTACCTGCTGGACCACCGGAATATCAGTCCAGCAGTGCCCTTGTCACGGCGTCGCCGAGAAGGCGGCCCTTCAGCGTCAGCACCAGGGTGCCGGCGAAGGCCTTGCGCGGGTCCACGAGTTCCTGGGCGATCAGGCCGGCCACGGCCTTGCGGGCGGTGGGGCTGAGCGTATCGGTCGCAAGGCCCTCAGATAGCCGGGACGTGAGCATGATCCGTTCCATTTCGCGGGTGTCTGCGTCGAGGGTTTCCCGGCCGGCGGCAGGTGACTCGCCCTTGTCCAACCGGTTGGCGTAGGCGGTGGGGTGTTTGACGTTCCACCAGCGCACACCACCCACGTGGGAGTGGGCGCCGGGCCCGATCCCCCACCAGTCGTCCCCACGCCAGTAAGCCAAGTTGTGCTGGCAGGCGTCGGCCGGTGTGCGGGACCAGTTGCTCACCTCATACCACCGCAAGCCGCCGGCGCACAAGAGTGCGTCGGCGAGTTCGTACTTCACGGCGTGGTCGTCGTCGTCAATGTTCGGCACCTGCCCGCGGCGGATCTGGGCGGCCAGCTTGGTGCCCTCCTCCACGATCAGTGAATACGCCGAGATATGGTCGGGTTCATAGCTCAGCGCGGTCCGCACGGACGTTTCCCAGTCAGCCAGCGACTCCCCCGGCGTGCCGTAGATCAAGTCGACGCTCACCTTCAGGCCAGCCTCACGCGCCCAAGCAACTGCCTGTGGCACACGCTCGGGGTTGTGGGTCCGGTCAAGGACCTTCAAAACGTGCGGCACAGCAGACTGCATGCCGAAAGACACACGGGTGAAGCCGCCGTCAAACAGTTCCTGCAGGGACTCAAGGGTGACGGAGTCCGGGTTCGCCTCGGTGGTGACCTCGGCGCCATCTTCCAAACCCCACCGTTCGACGGCGGCACCCAGAATCCGGGAGAGGTCGCCAGCGGGCAGGAGGGTGGGAGTACCGCCGCCGAAGAAGACGGTGCTGAGCTTGCGCTCCGGCAAGCCCGACGCCGCCATGGCGCGGGCGGCGAACTCCACCTCTCGCACGGCTGTGGCCGCGTAGGCGTCCTGCGACGCCCCGCCGCCGAGCTCCGTGGCCGTGTAGGTGTTGAAGTCGCAGTAGCCGCAGCGCACGGCACAGAACGGGATGTGCGTGTACAGGCTGAACTTTCGCTCCTGTGCACCGGCGGCAGCCTGCGCGGGCAAGATGCCGTCGGCCGGGGCCGGATCGCCGAGGGGGAGGGCGCTGGGTGTCACTTTTTCGACTTGTCCTTGGGGGCTTCGGCGGTGGTCAGTGCGGCGATGAATGCTTCCTGGGGAACCTCGACGCGGCCCACCATCTTCATGCGCTTCTTGCCTTCCTTCTGCTTTTCCAGCAGCTTGCGCTTGCGGGAGATGTCGCCACCGTAGCACTTAGCCAGAACGTCCTTGCGGATGGCCCGGATACTCTCACGGGCGATGATCCGGGCGCCGATGGCTGCCTGGATGGGCACCTCGAACTGCTGACGCGGGATGAGCTCGCGCAGCTTACCGGTCATCATGACCCCGTAGGCGTAGGCCTTCTCCCGGTGGGTGATGGCACTGAACGCGTCAACTTGTTCGCCCTGCAGCAAGATGTCGACCTTGACCAGGTCGGCGACTTGGTCGCCGTCGGCCTTCCAGTCCAGTGAGCCGTAACCACGGGTCTTGGACTTGAGAATGTCAAAGAAGTCAAAGACGATCTCGGCCAGGGGCAGGCGGTAGCGGATTTCCACCCGGTCCTCGGAGAGGTAATCCATGCCACCGAGGATGCCTCGTCGGGTCTGGCACAGCTCCATGATGGCCCCAACAAATTCGGTCGGCGCCAAGATCGTGGCAGCGACCATTGGTTCGCGCACCTCGGCAATTTTCCCGGAGGGGTATTCGCTGGGGTTGGTGACATGGATGACCCGCTTGTCCTCAAGGGTCACCTCATACTCCACGTTGGGGGCTGTGGAGATCAAATCCAGGTTGTGCTCGCGCTCCAACCGCTCACGGGTGATCTCCAGGTGCAGCAGGCCCAGGAAGCCAACCCGGAAGCCGAAGCCCAGGGCTGCGGAAGTCTCCGGTTCGTAAACGAGCGCGGCGTCGTTGAGCATGAGCTTTTCCAGCGCGTCACGGAGCACGGGGTAGTCTGTGCCGTCCATCGGGTACAGGCCGGAGAACACCATAGGCTTGGCGTCCTGATATCCGGCCAGCGACTCGGTGGCCGGTTTGTGGAAGGTGGTAACCGTGTCTCCGACCTTGGACAGGCGTACATCCTTCACACCGGTGATCAAGTAACCAACCTCGCCCACACCGAGTCCCTTGGAAGGGGTCGGCTCGGGAGAGCTGACGCCAATTTCCAACAGTTCATGGGTGGCCCTGGTTGACATCATCTGGATTTTTTCGCGCGGGCTCAGGCTGCCGTCAATGACACGGACGTATGTGACAACGCCGCGGTAGGTGTCATAAACCGAGTCAAAAATCATGGCCCGGGCAGGGGCGTTGGGATCGCCCACGGGGGCCGGCAGCTCGCGGACGATCAAATCCAGCAGCTCCTCCACTCCCATGCCGGTCTTGCCGGAGACGCGCAGGACGTCCTCGGGCTTGCCACCAATCAGGTTGGCCAGCTCAAGCGCGTACTTCTCAGGCTGCGCGGCCGGCAGGTCGATCTTGTTCAACACCGGGATGATGGTGAGGTTGTTCTCCATGGCCAGGTAGAGGTTGGCCAGCGTCTGGGCTTCAATGCCCTGGGCGGCGTCAACGAGCAAAATGGCCCCTTCACAGGCAGCCAACGACCGGGAGACCTCGTAGGTGAAGTCAACGTGGCCGGGAGTGTCGATCATATTCAGGCAGTAGGAGGTGCCGTCGACTTCCCACGGGATGCGTACAGCCTGGGACTTGATGGTGATACCGCGTTCACGCTCAATATCCATCCGGTCCAGGTACTGGGCTTTCATGTCACGCTGCTTGACAACTCCAGTGAGCTGGAGCATCCGGTCCGCCAGGGTTGATTTCCCATGGTCAATATGAGCGATGATGCAGAAGTTCCTGATGATCGCCGGATCGGTGGCGGCGGGCACCGGTGCAGTGCGGGCCATGGGTGACACTAGGGTTCCTTACTGTTACATGGACGCAGGGACAACGGCGCAATGGCCATCACCGTGCAGGGGTGTGACCGCCAACGGAACGGACGGGCACTAGTTGCCTCAAGTCTCCCACGTTTAGGGGCCCGGCACAGAACAGGAGGGCCGGCCACCGCACCGCCCTGTTACGCTCCCCCGCGGGAGCCCCCCGACGCATGATCTGCACCATTCAGTAATATTGGTGCCATGGCATCCACCACTGATCGAATTCTTGGCCTCCTGCGAGGCCTTGCCGACTCGTTCTTCTCCGCCAGCAAGTCGCCCCCACGCCAGCAGCCCGGCGCACGGCAGGCGGCACGCGCGGCCGGACGACCGGCGTCGTCCGGGGCAGGCACGGCCCTGCGGGCAAAGTATCCCGGCGACTTCCACGGCACCTCCAAGGTGGTGTATGGCCCCAAGCCCGACGGCGCTCCGGACCCTGGGGAAATCGTGTGGACCTGGGTGCCGTATGAGGAAGATTACAGCCAGGGCAAGGACAGGCCCGTCCTACTGGTGGGCCGTGAGGGGAAGTGGCTGCTGGCCCTCATGCTCACCAGCAAGGACCACAGCAGCGACCGGCGCTCCGACTTCGACTACATCGACATTGGGCCGGGCGCTTGGGACCGCCAGGGCCGTCCCAGTGAGGTGAAGCTGGATCGGATCCTGCAGGTGGCGCCAGCCGATCTGCGCCGCGAGGGTGCTGTCCTTGATGCCCGGCGCTTCGGCGCCGTGGCCAACGTCCTGCGCCAGCGACACGGCTGGAAGTAAGCGCAGGCCGCAACGGGCCTGGCGTCTGATAAACTTTTCTATAGTGTGTGCCCGTGCAGGTCGGCGGGTACAACAGCTTGGCCCGACGTTCACCATATTTCGAGCATCCCCACGCCGCTGTTCTGGCCAAGCTACGCCCTCTACGACCGTATTTTCGTATCAAAAGAGAGTTATACAACGTGGCAAATATCAAGTCTCAGAAGAAGCGCATCCTCACCAACGAGAAGGCGCGTCAGCGCAACCTCTCGGTGCGCTCTGGCGTCAAGACGGCGATCCGTGCAGTAAACACGGCCGTTGAGAAGGCAGACAAGGATGCAGCTGTGGTTGCCCTGGTGAATGCAACTCGCAAGCTGGATAAGGCTGTCAGCAAGGGCGTTATCCACGCCAACAATGCTGCCAACCGCAAGTCGGCCATCTCCAAGAAGGTTAACGCCCTCTAGGGAAGCCGATCTGCTTCGCAACTCACAACGTAAGGCCCCCGCCACTTGGCGGGGGCCTTACGTCTTTTTGCGCCCCGTCTTTTTGCACGCTGAGTGTTTGTGCCCGTGCGGCTGGCCTAAGGGTTAACGCCTGGCCGAGGTGGCGATGGTGATGACTGCACGTTCGACGGCGTACACAGGGTCCTTCGCGGCCCCCTTGACCTGGGCGTCGGCCTCGGCAAGGACCTTGATGGCAGCGATCAAACCGTCGCCGCTCCAATGTCCGGCGTCGCGGCGGGCAGCATCAACCTGCCACGGGGCCATGCCCAGTTCGCCTGCCAGCTGCGCCGAGCTCCCCCGCGCCGAATGCACCTTCGCCACTTGGCGGATCTTCATGGCCAAGGCTGCCACAAGCGGCACCGGGTCCACCCCGGTTGCCAGGGCGTGGCGCAAGGTAGATAGCGCTACCGGCCCATTGCCAGCCAGGGCCGCATCGGCAACCCGAAACGCCGTTGCCTCCACCCTGCCCCCGTAGTACTTATCGACGGCGGCGGTGTCCACCGTGCCGGTGGTGTCTGCAATCAACTGCTGACAAGCGGCCGCCAGTTCGGCAAGACTTGCCCCGAGCGCCGCCACCAGGGCACGCACCGCCGGGGCGTCAATCCGCCGTCTAACCAATTGGAATTCCGAGCTGACAAACGCGGCCTTGTCTTGGTCCTTCTTCAGTGCAAGACAGTCGACGCGCGGGGTGCCGGCTGCTTTGAGCGCGTCCACGAGCTTCTTTCCACGGGCGCCCCCGCTGTGGATCAACACGAGCGTGACATCCGGTGCCGGATCTTTGAGGTAGGCCAGCGCGTCCACGAGGAAGTCATCACTCATGGCGGACAGCCCTGCGACTTCGATGAGTTTGGGCTCGCTAAAAAGGGACGGGCTGGCAATCATGCCCAGCTTCCCCGAGGTGTATTGCCCGGCGTCGAGGGTGGTCAGTTCAAGCTCGGGGTTGTGGGCCCGCAGCTTCTTGCGCAGCCCGTCCAAGGCACGGCTGGCAATGTACTCCTCGGGGCCAAAGAGCAACACCACCGGGGCAATCGGGACATCCCGCCAATCGGCTGTTCCGCCGGCACGGGGCGCAGCCCTCGCTGCAGGGCTCACGGTGTTGATCCGGGCAGTGCTGATCCAGGCAGTGCTGAACCGGGAAGTGTTGAACCGGGAAGTGTTGAACCGACCGGCGCCGTTCCGTTCACGGCTGATGTGCTCAGGGGTGTATTCACGGGTTCTACTGTGCCACCAAGCCCGGCGATTCCCAAGCCCATCATGGCCCTGTCACTGCCAGCATCCACAGTCCTGCACATACCGCCGACACGACAGTCAGACAAGGGAAGCCAAACAAAAACCTCAGCCCTGGCGGCAAACGGCTCCTGACACGGTTGGCAATGAGCACGAACCTGTGACGTTCAAGAAGTCCGAGGAGGGCCAGCAACACTGCGGCATTCACCACGGCCATGAGAATGGCTCCCCGCGCACCGGCTGGCCACGGCAGGCTGGCGCCCGGCAGGGCCGACATGCCCTGCGCCACGGACGCAACCCACCAAGCACCGGTGCCGCTGATGGCAGCACACACCTGGGCCAGCGCAGGCCACCAGAAACCCGCGACCATGCCGAAAGTCCCAACCGTGGTCACCAACGCCACCACCGGTGCCGCCGCCATGTTCGCTGGAACCGTGAACAGGGTCAACCGTGGCGCCAACAACACAATGACGGGTGCGCAAAACAGTTGGGCGGCCAGGGGAATGGCAAGGGCCTGGGCCAGCCACCATGGCAGCCACACGCCCAACCACAACGCACAGCGCCGACCCACCAGGTGCAGTCCCAATGTCGCCAAAACCGACAGAATGAAGGCGTAGTCAATGGCCAGCCAGGGGTCCAGGATCAGAAGCACCACAATGCTCACCGACAGCAGGGCCCCCACCCGTTTTGGCCTCCCGCCCAGGACGGCAAGGCAGCCAATGCCACCCATGAGGGCGGCACGCAGAACACTCGGGTCCAGGCCCACCACAGCCACAAACCCGGCCAGCCCGGCAATTGCCGCGGCAGTTGTCGGCGCCCTCGGCAGGTGTAAGGTTCGCAACCCCAGCATCAAGGACGCCAGAACCAGGGTGCAGTTGGCTCCGCTGACGGCCGTCAAATGAGTCAGCCCCACAGTCTTCATGGACTCGGACAGGGCCGGCGTGACAGCGCTTCGATCGCCCATGACCATGCCCGGTAGCAACGCTGCCGTGTCAGGCGCCACAGACGCCCAGGCCCCTTGCGATGCATTCACCCACGCGGCACGCATCTGGCGAACAGGCGAACCAGCCGGCATTTGCACCTGCAGCGGGGCGGTTGCCGGGCGCAACACCGCCACCACCTTACCCGGCGTTCCGGAGCGGGAAGACGCGCCGACAGCGGAGACAATGGCGCCTTCGCGCAGCTTCGCCCACGGGTCTCCGGCAATCACTTGCACCTCCAGCCGCCCCGTAAGTAGTTGGCCGTGCGCCGTGGCCTGAAGGACAACGGCGTCGAAGAACACCTGCTGCGGACCCCTCCCCCTGGCCAGGGGCCGTGGAGTACTCGAGAGTTCCATGACCAGGCCCA
This region of Arthrobacter alpinus genomic DNA includes:
- the hrcA gene encoding heat-inducible transcriptional repressor HrcA, producing the protein MSEPRKLEVLRAIVEDYVHSREPVGSKALVERHHLGVSSATIRNDMAALEEEGLITAPHTSSGRIPTDKGYRLFVDQISSVKPLSAAERRAIAVLLDGSTDLDDVLERTVRTLAQLTNQVALVQYPRSAKTTVRHLEFVSLGPRQVLLVLILASGKVEQCVIDVGTASDDVTLSRLRQVFLTAVAGIPVGNLPAALAQIPGTFPVKDQDIARKLAHGLGQLALAAREDRIVLAGTANLARSNVDFPLSIGPVLDALEEQVVLLRLLEQMAQDSMGMAVSIGRENPHDSLAEASVVATNYGVGESGKLGVVGPTRMDYPNTMSSVRAVARYLSRILAG
- the holA gene encoding DNA polymerase III subunit delta; translated protein: MSPAARAAPRAGGTADWRDVPIAPVVLLFGPEEYIASRALDGLRKKLRAHNPELELTTLDAGQYTSGKLGMIASPSLFSEPKLIEVAGLSAMSDDFLVDALAYLKDPAPDVTLVLIHSGGARGKKLVDALKAAGTPRVDCLALKKDQDKAAFVSSEFQLVRRRIDAPAVRALVAALGASLAELAAACQQLIADTTGTVDTAAVDKYYGGRVEATAFRVADAALAGNGPVALSTLRHALATGVDPVPLVAALAMKIRQVAKVHSARGSSAQLAGELGMAPWQVDAARRDAGHWSGDGLIAAIKVLAEADAQVKGAAKDPVYAVERAVITIATSARR
- a CDS encoding DUF4870 domain-containing protein, which produces MSIPGIPNTNPAKPPLTPAEDKQWAFLAHCGGILGCVPSAVIYKVFKDRGPFTAQESREALNFTLPPTIVAVVLNIVGIILSAIRPGAGTPFSLLALLVWVFLTVWSVVAALRVNKNQPYRYAWNLRPIK
- a CDS encoding DUF3097 family protein, with translation MQLNNWGPQDLTAPKERLLPQVPATRGLVVEDVQSGWVGAVVRLEKSGGMHIMELADRREKIRAFPLGFGFLIDGEPVEMVAPATAAAAPAMTRTASGSLKVHGLKAQVAKASRIWVEGKHDAELVEKVWGDDLRVEGIVVEPLRGIDDLTAAVKDFAPGPNRRLGVLVDHLVPNSKESRIVADLMKSPAARNNVLVVGHPYVDVWQAIKPTTLGIPAWPVIPRNIDWKLGILAAFGWPHQGAEDVGIGWQRLLSRVNSYADLEPSLLGRVEEVIDFLTAPVSL
- the lepA gene encoding translation elongation factor 4, whose amino-acid sequence is MSPMARTAPVPAATDPAIIRNFCIIAHIDHGKSTLADRMLQLTGVVKQRDMKAQYLDRMDIERERGITIKSQAVRIPWEVDGTSYCLNMIDTPGHVDFTYEVSRSLAACEGAILLVDAAQGIEAQTLANLYLAMENNLTIIPVLNKIDLPAAQPEKYALELANLIGGKPEDVLRVSGKTGMGVEELLDLIVRELPAPVGDPNAPARAMIFDSVYDTYRGVVTYVRVIDGSLSPREKIQMMSTRATHELLEIGVSSPEPTPSKGLGVGEVGYLITGVKDVRLSKVGDTVTTFHKPATESLAGYQDAKPMVFSGLYPMDGTDYPVLRDALEKLMLNDAALVYEPETSAALGFGFRVGFLGLLHLEITRERLEREHNLDLISTAPNVEYEVTLEDKRVIHVTNPSEYPSGKIAEVREPMVAATILAPTEFVGAIMELCQTRRGILGGMDYLSEDRVEIRYRLPLAEIVFDFFDILKSKTRGYGSLDWKADGDQVADLVKVDILLQGEQVDAFSAITHREKAYAYGVMMTGKLRELIPRQQFEVPIQAAIGARIIARESIRAIRKDVLAKCYGGDISRKRKLLEKQKEGKKRMKMVGRVEVPQEAFIAALTTAEAPKDKSKK
- a CDS encoding ComEC/Rec2 family competence protein, which gives rise to MTLREPRWRRYARAAVNGSGQVADAEPSALSQLPARAKTAALFKLELRAKLAALSQEARAPAASGVHQRPDLRLTPTVVAVWAGAAISIGSSWPVAVGGAGTFFGVGILLGGYLWRRRHEGAETVRTGVAVAVLVAAVCLGTVLVAVGLRHYDREHSPLTQAVVSGQTLGLVMELSSTPRPLARGRGPQQVFFDAVVLQATAHGQLLTGRLEVQVIAGDPWAKLREGAIVSAVGASSRSGTPGKVVAVLRPATAPLQVQMPAGSPVRQMRAAWVNASQGAWASVAPDTAALLPGMVMGDRSAVTPALSESMKTVGLTHLTAVSGANCTLVLASLMLGLRTLHLPRAPTTAAAIAGLAGFVAVVGLDPSVLRAALMGGIGCLAVLGGRPKRVGALLSVSIVVLLILDPWLAIDYAFILSVLATLGLHLVGRRCALWLGVWLPWWLAQALAIPLAAQLFCAPVIVLLAPRLTLFTVPANMAAAPVVALVTTVGTFGMVAGFWWPALAQVCAAISGTGAWWVASVAQGMSALPGASLPWPAGARGAILMAVVNAAVLLALLGLLERHRFVLIANRVRSRLPPGLRFLFGFPCLTVVSAVCAGLWMLAVTGP
- the rpsT gene encoding 30S ribosomal protein S20 — translated: MANIKSQKKRILTNEKARQRNLSVRSGVKTAIRAVNTAVEKADKDAAVVALVNATRKLDKAVSKGVIHANNAANRKSAISKKVNAL
- the dnaJ gene encoding molecular chaperone DnaJ, yielding MSNHYDALGVSRDATAEEIKKAYRKLARKLHPDVNDAADSQDRFKAVTHAYEVLSDPSKRRVYDTTGNENGNSNGGGGNYDGQGFAFQDIFETFFGGAGGGQGNGPASRTRRGQDALITVRIELNEAVFGVNKKLEIDTAVTCPTCEGTCCRPGTSPVTCDVCHGHGQIQRPMRSILGNVMTLATCNSCQGFGTRIEDPCNECMGEGRVRSRRTLTIKVPAGVGTGTRIQLAGQGEAGPAGGPAGDLYVEMKVNNDPAFLREGDDLHATLSVPMTAAALGTELTLETFDGEQPITIKPGTQAGEIITLRNLGVTHLRGYGRGDLKVHIHVETPTKPDAAQEELLKQLAALRGETFTAGKLVSSGGMFAKLRDKLGNL
- a CDS encoding type II toxin-antitoxin system PemK/MazF family toxin, encoding MASTTDRILGLLRGLADSFFSASKSPPRQQPGARQAARAAGRPASSGAGTALRAKYPGDFHGTSKVVYGPKPDGAPDPGEIVWTWVPYEEDYSQGKDRPVLLVGREGKWLLALMLTSKDHSSDRRSDFDYIDIGPGAWDRQGRPSEVKLDRILQVAPADLRREGAVLDARRFGAVANVLRQRHGWK
- the hemW gene encoding radical SAM family heme chaperone HemW, encoding MTPSALPLGDPAPADGILPAQAAAGAQERKFSLYTHIPFCAVRCGYCDFNTYTATELGGGASQDAYAATAVREVEFAARAMAASGLPERKLSTVFFGGGTPTLLPAGDLSRILGAAVERWGLEDGAEVTTEANPDSVTLESLQELFDGGFTRVSFGMQSAVPHVLKVLDRTHNPERVPQAVAWAREAGLKVSVDLIYGTPGESLADWETSVRTALSYEPDHISAYSLIVEEGTKLAAQIRRGQVPNIDDDDHAVKYELADALLCAGGLRWYEVSNWSRTPADACQHNLAYWRGDDWWGIGPGAHSHVGGVRWWNVKHPTAYANRLDKGESPAAGRETLDADTREMERIMLTSRLSEGLATDTLSPTARKAVAGLIAQELVDPRKAFAGTLVLTLKGRLLGDAVTRALLD